cacacgtacgtggcgtggacgtaccaCCACGGAGATTTGACAGTGGGTCCGTTGACCGGCTTCGATATTCCCTACaatggtgttggggaatgggaccccactagcGCCTCACCTCCAGATGGCGTAGTGGTACACCCCGATGTTGGTCCTAATGACGTGGAGCCCAGCCTAGATGTCGTGGCGACCGAAGAGgatggggaagttgtggagccttctgATACGGAGCATCCATCGGAAGTGGACGAGGACCTGTGGGCAGCTTGGGATGAGATGGTAGTTGAagacgaggacgaggcctagaaTAGTTGGCATCTTAacttttgtagagtgttttTCTTTGGAAGTGTAATGGGCTTCGaccatgtaatttttttgttataggtggtcacaagCTTATACGGTGACCTCTGAAGCCCTAGTTCTGagagtttgtaacaactatgtatatatgtacataagtttgtttttaccatcccaagttatcgtaacgttgttggtttctgtacggggatttatCTCTACTTCTGCATATGTTTTATTTCtgtggcctttggatcctggaaaACTGTACACGGTCGTGGCCAGAGAGGGGATGTTTCGAGCTCGCGGGGTTTGGGTCGTGACAGTGCCTACCTTCTTCTCTATCATTTTCATGTCCTTAATTCTCAACAAAAAATGGTTTGCATGAGTTTACATGATATTCTTGTATCATTCAAAATATTGATAGTTCATCGACTAATCATTCATTCATACTTCAAATTAATCTTAAGAGGTACTGAATGTTGAATGCTGTTGTCTTGATCGGTTTATCTAATTGATCGAAACTATCTTATTTTTCCCTAAATGGTCCAAACAAATGCTTCTTTATTTGATATATCTTACCAAAACAACCCCTGTAATGAAAATTAGCAACATAATGTCTTAGTTATTCATCTCTGCGCACATATTAGTGTTTTATAACTTTGCTAATAATCACATTCTAAcatttcttcatctttctcTTTCTGAGAAGTTGTGGGTCAAGTCAGCATCGATAATCACGGGTTCTGTGGAATTGGCCTTACGCAGTCTTGAGTTCGCCCATGGTAATCACGCTTTGGAATAAATGCGATCAGTGATTGTGCCAGCGTTTCTCTTCCCATCACCTTAATGTCGTATTCAAACTAAACCAGCATGTACTTTTCATCGGGTACTGCTTGTTAACATGAGCTGTAAATTAGAGCTAATTTAGGAATTTGTAATAGTTACTTCCTATTTTGTCCCCTGTTTATTTTATCTCCTGATAAGGAAGAGTCTTAGGGTTTATGTCCCTGTTTATTTTATCACACGTGGATGTAGGAAAAATTTCTCCATTAACCTCCTTAATTTACAAAGCTTTGTGTATATATTTACAACCAGTACGTTATGTGAGTTTACATAGGACCGCACAATGTAACGAATCACATCCATTGAAAAAGCATGCgattttcgacccaaaaaaaagcatGTGATTTGAAGAGCGCACAATAAACATAATAGATTTTTAAGTTTTGTTTTGgcattgattgattggtttatTTTAGTAATTGAATCAACTGCGGTGCCTGCTTTCTTCTCTGTCAATTTCATGTCCTTCATTCCTGTCGGATTTGGAATGGCTTGCATACTTTTCCATGGAAAATTTCCAGGTCACGGCATGCTTTAAGGACCCCACTCGACGAATAGGGTAAGGGAAGAAACTTCCAGCCTTGTTTTCCAACCTGTTTGCCCCTTCCTGACTCCATGGATGAAAATAACATTTGCTCCCTAGTGATTAACTATGCCCTAGAACTCACTTGAGCACTGCCGCATCCAACATAATACATTCACAcacatacaaaaataaaaagagtaaaataatggtaatattaaaaatagaaaataaataaataaaagaagtcaAAATGCTTCACTAAGTCTAACCTTTCGATGCCTTTGGACTTCTCCAAATGATTACTCATCTGTACAACTTTtcacttttgagaaatagaTGATTTATGAAGTAATCCACCTCCTTTATGTTCGGAAGTCGGCTTATATAAAGTAAAGTCCGGCCAAAAAAATACTTATATTGCGATCAAAGTAAGAAGCAGGCTAAAATCCTTACGTGTGATCCGAATATGAGACTATTTACACgtattgaaaattttagttggTGCTTCCAATGGAAATAGACTTCGTTGCCTGCGGAATATCACCGCATTGAACATTTCTCAAGAGTATATACTTGTGGATCACATGCCTCATCCACAGCGAAAAGGGACGCAggtaaattaaaataaaaaatgcaaaacagaagaaagaagaatggcATCCTTTCGGTTCAGGATCGTCCATATCCAATCATTAGCTGTGACACCTGAGATGGCCAGGCTGGCGATATTTGGACCGCCGTATTGGCGTTAGGTAGAACCACATTTGCTTCAATTGATAagattgaaattaaaaaaaaatgaattttttgatcaagtaTAATTTTTGCATCCACTCTACTGTCGAGCAAGCTAATTTCCTCGAAGAACTTGATTGGTTTTATTTTAGTGATTACATCAAGAGAATTGACATGCTTTGCTTACTTTTTTCCCTTGGAAAACTTATGAGCCACGGCAAGCTCTAAGGAGCACATGTGGAATGGGGAGGAGGATAAGACTGGGTCGCGTCTTTCCGTTGAAGAGATCCTCAGCAGAAACGTTTAACCCACGGCCACGGCCCACGGGCAAGGGTTGCACGAGCCTTATGCTAAATTGAATGTGGACCACTCAAATTTCATGAGATTCCCTATCCGTCAATGGTCCATGAAAATGAAGTGTCCTTTATTTGTATTGTACAACCCAAATGGGTTTGCTTCTATCGTGGCAAAGCAGTTAAAAAGGATTCTTATTGGATTACTAGCAAGATATCCTTGCATTGTTGCATGAGTTTAAGACTATATTTTCTCGCATTATTCTAAATATCAGTGGTCCGGAGATTTTGTGGTCATTGATACTTCAAATTAATAATAAGACATGTAGAACATTGATGAGTATCATCTTGATAGCTCTATCAAATCCATCGCAATCGCACGCAtgcttttcttttataatgGTGAAGtcaatgattatttttatttttatttttgttgatcgCTAATAATAATTGTTTTTATCGTTTTTTGCGATATTGGTTTTATATTCTTGTATCTTTCTACAATAGAGAAGTTCTGGATCAAGTCAAGGGCGACATTGATGGGCTCCCTGGAATTGGCCCCAGCAGACTTTGAGTTTGACCAAACAACTTTTGCACATGGACCCAGAACATGTTAAAGCAAAGATTTCTAACTAGTACAATTACGTGAGTTTACATAGGACCCACACAATGTAACGAATCACATCCATTGAAAGCATGTAATTTGAAGAGCGCAATAAACATAAtagatttttaagtttttttgggCATTCATTGATTGGTTTATTTTAGTAATTGAATCAACAGCGGTGCCTGCTTTCTTCTCTGTCAATTCCATGTCCTTCATTCCCATCGGATTAGGAATGGTTTGCATACTTTTCCTTGGAAATTTTCCAGGTCACGGCATGCTTCAAGGACCCCACCGGAGGAAAAGGGTAAGGGAAGAAACTTCCAACCTTATTTTCCAGCCTGTTTGCCCCTAGCTTCCTGACTCCATGGCTGAAAATAACATTTGCTCCCGAGTGATTAATTATGCCCCAGTACTCACTTAAGCACAACCGCATTAAACATAATCGTaacattaaaaatataaaaaaataaataaaaaaagtcaaaatgttCCACTCAATCTAACCTTTCGATGCCTTTGGACTTCCCCAGATTATTACTCATTTGTACAACTTTtcacttttgagaaattgaTGATTCATGAAGTAATCCACTTTCTTTACGTTCGAAAGTCTGCTTACCTAAAGTAAACTCCGGCAAAACATATGCTTATATTGCGATCGAAGTAAGAAGCAGGCTAAAATCCTTATACATGATCCGAACACGAGATTGTTTACACGTATTGATGTGAGGAACCAAACTAATGTGGTGTACCTAAATCACGCATATTTTTCTTATTGATCACTATTAAACCCATTactcaaaatttgaaatatagttAGAATTTTAActgcaaaaatatttgatttttctttccttgtaaAAACAAATTAGTTTGTTTTAATTAGATAAGTAAGTCTTTTGACTTACATTGCATATATAACAACTTCCAAGCGACTAGTACGCTTATAAATTAGTTTGTTTTAATTAAGCTATGAAAGTGATGATTGATGCGTTGACGATGATGGCATCAACTCTATCAGGTTGTGAATTACCACATGAGTCCTCATCATCTCTGCTATCAAGATAAGTGCCCCGAGAGATTCTTGTCCTCTCGCCCACTTTTGGgaaatcgattgattggaaaagaaaagtgaaaaaaaaaaaacgaaagaaagagTCACATGTGATTTTCGTTGTAATAGCTTCATTGCAAGTAGCCGGGGGttcacttttgaaaaaatttgttGGTGCTTCTGGTGGAAATAGACTTCGTTGCCTGAGGAATATCTTCGTGTTGAACATTTTTCAAGAGTATATACTTGTGGATGACACGCCGCGTCCATAGCGAAAGGGGACGccaataaattaaaataaaaaatgcaaaacaaaaggaaaaagaaccgCGCCCTTTGGTTCAGTATATCGTCCATATCATATTGCCGGCTGTGACACTTGAGATGGTCAAGCCAGCAATATTTTGGATTGCCGTATCGGTGTTAGGTTTGGAACCATTCGCCTCAATTGAtaagattgaattaaaaaaaatgaaattttttacgAACGTACTTTTTGCATCCACTCTACTGTTGACCAAGTTAATTTCCTCGAAGAACTTGATTGGTTTTATCTTAGTGATTAAATCAACTGTGGTTACTTCATCATTTTCACGTCCTTGATTGTCAACAGAATTGACGTGCTTTGCTTACTTTTCTTCCTTGGAAAACTCATGGTTCGCGGCAAGCTCTAAGGACCACATGAGGAGGATAAGACTTGGGTCGCATCTTTGAGTTGAAGAGATCCTCAGCAGAAACGTTTAACCCACGGCCATGAGCAAGTATTCTACGAGCCTTATACATATGTTAAATTTAATGTGGACCATCAAAATTTCATGGGATTCGCTATTCGTCAATGGTCCATGAAAATGAAGTGTCCTTCATTTGAATTGTACAACCCAAATGGATCTGCTTCTATCGTGGCATAACAGTTACAAAAGATTCTTATTGAATTGCTAGTAAGATATCCTTGCATTGTTGCACGAATTTGAGAGTATATTTTCTCTCATTATTCTAAATATCGGTAGTTCGGCAGTTTTGTAGTCATTGCTACTTCAAATTAATTATAAGATATGTAGAATAATGATCGGTGTCGTCATCTTGTTATATCAAATCTATGAAAATTGCatgcatgtttttcttttgtaatggTGAAGTCACTGATCATTATTATTTGGTCCCGCTCTCACGGCCCTTTTTTTATAACgcatctttattttgttttgaatcCCCGCTAAGTATCCATTTGGACAAGGAGCATGTAGATCTCAAAAACACGATGATCAATAGGTGGTTCGAGAGGATGATCAGCCACACTGATTTTTTAATTGATCGATAATAATCATTGTTTTTATCGTTCTTTGCAATACTAGTTTTATACTCTCGTATCTTTCTATTAGAGAAGTTATGGGTCAAGTCAAGGGCGATATTTATGGGTTTTGTGTATTGGCCCCAGCAGACTTTGAGTTTGGCCATGGTTGTTTCGTGGAGTTGACCCGACCGTGATAATTGCTCAAAAGGGAAAGACTCTGCCCATATAAATCAAAGGGTAGATGACCCTCATAAGTTTGCAGAAGAAGCAGAGAACCCACAAAACAAAACACCATCATACCTAAACATGAAGAAGTTTCTTTTATTGTGTTTGTTGGTGTTGATGGGGAGTGGAAGAAGCCTGGGGTGcttggaagaagagaagaacgcACTCCTCAAGATTAAGGCCGCCTTCAACCACCCGAATGGGTCTTCTCTTCCGTATTGGCGAGGCGGGGACGATGACTGTTGTGGCTGGGAAGGCGTGGTGTGCGACAACACCACTTCGCGGGTGACTCGACTATATCTGAACAATACACGCGATTGGGATTTGCCATGGAATTGGGTTATTGATGTGTCTTTATTCCTTCCTCTGGGGGACCTTCAAGTGTTGGATTTAAGTGGGAATATTCTCTCaggtgactctctctctctctctctctcttttatttgtttttttttcttttgttaatgaTGTTTCTAAGTAAGTAATCATTTACTTATCGTAAATCATACGAGAGTGTTACATACTACAAAGTGGATTTGAGCGAATTCTTTTATGGTTACCTCTTCCAATCATCTATATGTATCCGGACGCATGAACTCGTTCCGAGTTGGAGAAGGCAAATGGTTCCAAAATCCGAGCCACTCCACCTATGCATCCAGACATGAAAGAAAGCTAGAAAACTTGGTGCTTCAGTCTATTTAGACAGGGAAAGTCAAATAACGCATCCAATACAAATAGATATaaatagtaaaaagaaaataggtGACTATGTGATTCAGTCGACGTGACCAAGGTACATCTTTGAGAAAAAATAACATGAGATTCCTTTACAATTACAAATAACACAGAAATCCTTCAAACACTATCTCTATATTATTGAGATCCTCTATATTCATGATAATTATAAATTTTCTCTCTTGAAACCTATGTTGCGCCGACATGACACGGGACGCGGGACACGGCACGACACGTCGACACGTgattccacaaaaaataaagaatttcaacaCGTTAggacacattgtatattaaatatttatttttatatatacataataaattatcaatttcttgaagcaacatTGACACTCAGAACGGGAGTTCCACTTAGATATATTGAATTCTGAACGATGACAAAATAGTAATAAACTTTGTGGGAGGTGCTAGATTGGTGCTTAAGATTTTTTACATGAGATCTTGACCGTCAATTTGATCCAACAGTAGATCTTGCGAGATCTTCATCCTCGTCCTGGGTTGAGGAACCGATGTGGCCCACCCGCAATGGAAAGTGCGTGACAAACACGTACGGAAATAGGTTTATGATGAAAAGGGCAATCCGTGTCCCACATAGGCCAAAAAGTGGAGAAAGTGATGGAACGCTTCTTATAAAAAGGGGCGCAGTGCAATAGGCCGAACTAGATTGAAGGAATGGGCTGTGAGAAAGGCTGGAAGCCCATCGGTTTGGTGTAGATTTTATTTACACGTACAAGGCGTGTTTGAAGTGACATTGGGACCCGCGAATCTTAGGGTTTGTTTGGCaatgattttattttcaaaaaatgattctgatcaaaatcactttttttattctgttttcTGAATGTTCTCTAGtaattgtttaaaatttttgttcctgaaacaaaattacaaaatttccgttcccaatttgtcatttaaattaaataattatataatcatatttgatggcaaagaataggaaaaataatcaaatagtgattatggagcaaaaaaaaaaaaatagcaacaaaatttccgttctcaattcgtttgtcgatttgtcatgagtatgcagttgtttatattgtttgaaaagtaatttgtattacatttacagaatttgtctaaatcatttgtttgttattatttcttgtgacttttagattgattaccaaaaaaaaaaaaatgaaagaaaagttcctcattgtgcaaccgcctatagttttgcactcttgtaattacacatcgtacaagcttacaagacctgcaactcaactacatttttttttttttcactcgactcgacaaattttttgtgcggctcgaaaaatggagaaaaaatggatatTTAGTTTGCAACGAGGAGGGTTGGGTCctgtctttaataaaaaaaaaagataaaagttgaaaaaacataataggaaataaaaaaaatacaaacttaattagaataaaaaaatataaaaattcgaaaaaaaaacatgcgtattagaggtcccataatatataaaaaaaattagatttaaaaattttataaaactaattttttaaatatcaatataaatataaattgaatttcaaaataggcttaaaattttacaaaaaaaaataatttttttaaaaaaagggaggggaagaatctggtgacgagaattttttttcaaaattttagcttttttcaatcttaattatttttaattatttttaaattattaaattaaaaatctaaatattttttatttcctcaatttattaaatttttaatttttttaattaaatttactttaaataaaatttttaatttaagaaaattagtttttagcaatttttaaaattgaattttaatttattttaatttatgtaaagttgaaaatccacttggacttttttttttaaataataccattttatattgaaaatttaattataagtatgagggataagtcataagtatatcgtgcaaaaaagtgattcccaaaaatgttccaaaacaccggaatcatcttttttttgcttctgaaaagtggtccaaaagtgttcccgggaccggaatcaaaatcattttttttttcattaccaaacatgtttctaatccttttttgtttctgggaacagaaacagaggatCGGAATCACCGCTAAACAGACCCTTAGCTTGTCCTATGTATCGATTGCGCGTAGGAAAGTTAGGCACTTGGTTGACAGCGTATCCTCCGATCGTGTCCAgcacacgtgtccgacacgcatAAAATGTGTTTGAGAGCGTGTCTGTGTAACATAACTTGAAACACCTAAACAAAACGACCATGTAACGGTCCAAatttatttcccattttttttccttatgcttttcattatttttttttctctttcccctttttctacTTTCCCCTTCTCTTTTAATGAAGGAACTTatcaattcaaccttaagctTTCTAAAACTACATTTTAAACCTTTATCGCGAAAGCCCATTAATCTTTTCTGCCAATTGTACTTTGAAATTGCTATGTGATAGTCCAGCCATCGCCTACCTTCATATGTGACAAGGCCGGTGATTTGTCATGTACAACTCTTCAtaaaatgatgttgttttgcgtactttttaaaaaatttggccttctttttcattttcttttctttatttttcctcgctactgtttatcttcttccttagaGAGCTGAGACCACTTAGTCGCTATGTCTCTACAACACCGCTGGTAGCGAATAAtcccttaaattttttttataggtgaGTCATTTTTTCCTGCTCATTCAATGTCCCTCAAGATGTTGTGCTCTATATTAAGTGACCTCGAttggtcatttcaaactcttgGCTTTCTTCACTCACAAATGCAACTTCAAAGAGCTTTGGTTTTCGTACTTTTCGTTTGCTTGTTCGGAATTTTAGACGAGTCtataggctccgtttgtttcgcaaaaaatgtaaGAGTTTCGGAAAGtgtttttgaaaagttatttttcaagaaaatgacaatatttttcggtgtttggctaaactatgaaaatgacccgaaaaatattttccgtcatttggtatggaatatcaaattcgataTTCCTCCATGAactgtttttaatttttttaattttttttattttttatttttataaaaaaaatcaaaattttgaattctttattttgaaaaagaatgtTTTTTTATGCACTCAATCACgatttttatcttcttcatcgtcttcaATCCAAGTTGAAGCCGTCGTCTTCTTCGACGCCTTCGGCGGCGGTGGCCCCTTCCACAAGACCCTGTCCACCTTGCGGTCCGCCTCTCCAAAGCCTCTGCCGTCCGCTCCCTCGCCTTCACCGGTGCCAACACTCCTGGTCTTGAACCATCGATTCCGTTGTCTTTTGGTGTCTGATTCTGAGTTCTATTTGCCCCATTGTTGATTTTAGTAGAATTGCGATCCTGGTTTTGTCATCTGCGATTACTAATGTAATGCCTCGCTCTTCGATGGAGTCATAGTTGCTCCAAAATGCTGCGTGGTGGAATTCGCTCCTGGAGGCGCTCTATCGGAGGAAAACCGAGATTGCGTCCGTCCTCCTCAAGCGCCTCCAGCGCTCCTTGGTCGAGCGCGAAGCTCGCCGATCTGGTGAGCCCCAAGCTCACCGGCCTCTGGCGAGCCCAAGATCGCTGGGATCGGGCGCCACAAACTTGTTGAGCCGAGTCATGGCCAATCGCGGGGTGGCTGGAGGAAGGAAGAGGTAGTGGTGGCTAGAGGAAGGAGCGACGGTTGGAGGAAGGAGGAacgaggagaaaagaaaaaaagaaaaagaaaataaaattataaaataaaattttcaatttcaatttatttaaaaataaaaattaacaaagtgaaaaaaaaataattattaacaaaggaagtgtgaaagataggaggaaaaaaaagattaggaaaatattttcatttctcaaaaaaggaaatttttcattGACGGGAAAACACTTTCTTTAACCACTTATTTTCCGTCCCCTAAatgccgaaaaatccaaaaaatgtttttcaaaatgttatttttcgtgaaacaaacagattGGTGCCTTAATTGCTTTCACGTTTTCCTCATTGCCACAAGTTGAAAATAAGAAGTGGCGAGAATGATAAGAATGAGGCTGTTATTAAGGAGCTCCAAGCTCAGAGCCCGTGGATCCCAGCAACCCCGGCCAACCCCATTTTGTCGTGGCCGAGGACAATCTGCTACATGGCTGTTGAGCTTGTAGCCGTTGAGATCCCGACAAACTCAATGGCCGTAGACCGAGGCTCCATATCTAGAGCCACCATGCCCATGGATGATGAATAGGAACTCTCTAAGGAAGAAGAGGACCAATAGAgtggaaaatgaaaggaaagaaacaaggtaaagaaaagaaaagaaaaggaaaacacagaaaaaaatcatcaaattatgCAAACACCACGTTGTTTCATCAATAATTATACATGTGAGATTGTCCGTCGTGTCATGTGGGTCAGTCATTCATGACGCGAtgtcacgtcagcaattttgtGCTATAATGGCCAAAAGGATTATATTGGACTTTCGTAGAAAGATATATGATCAAATTGGCAAATTTGAAGAATTTAGGATTAATTGAtatacataaaaaaatcaagattaatTCGGTAATTATCCCTTTTTAGTCTCTGTTTGCTCTCACTTCTTATCTCACATACAAACCCACCATGGACACTCACATAAGCGCCGCGACCCTTGAGCGGGCTGCCGTTTTATGAGGAGGCGGCGACCTCGCGCAAGCAAGCCAAAACTAATGCATGTTGGCACGTGACAATCACAAATGTAGAgttaaaaaatgtcacgtggGAAGCACACAATTATTTCAACTTTGCTAGTTAACTAAATATAATAAACACAGTTAAAAGGTACAAGCTACTTGTTTACCAAGTCACGTCACACAGACTTTCTTTATGTTTGAATATATCGGGCCAAACTGTATATTCTGCCTATGCAATTCTCCTCATCATGAACATATGTTTATTTCGACATATTGAGGATTGTTAGATAACTGATATTTATAGATGATTAACTAACCAATGCATGCGTGGATGTTTTTATTAACCAGAATTAAACGGAGCGTCATAcctgaagaaattgaagaggCTATATCTATCTTTCAATAATCTACAACGAGTCCCCTCATTGTACAAGCAAACTTCAGTGAAGACCCAAAATTTGTCTTCCATTCAGCTTGAAGGTACACGCAAAATAGAAGACCATGCCTTGACATATAAAGTTTGGTTTTGAGAACCTTTTGACAATC
This genomic interval from Rhodamnia argentea isolate NSW1041297 chromosome 4, ASM2092103v1, whole genome shotgun sequence contains the following:
- the LOC125314831 gene encoding receptor-like protein 9b; this encodes MKKFLLLCLLVLMGSGRSLGCLEEEKNALLKIKAAFNHPNGSSLPYWRGGDDDCCGWEGVVCDNTTSRVTRLYLNNTRDWDLPWNWVIDVSLFLPLGDLQVLDLSGNILSELNGASYLKKLKRLYLSFNNLQRVPSLYKQTSVKTQNLSSIQLEGTRKIEDHALTYKVWF